In Eubalaena glacialis isolate mEubGla1 chromosome 4, mEubGla1.1.hap2.+ XY, whole genome shotgun sequence, one DNA window encodes the following:
- the LOC133089538 gene encoding glycylpeptide N-tetradecanoyltransferase 1-like, translated as MGRHLCPRQWRVKVKPPVPPLPQMMEGTGNGHEHCHDCENEEDNGYNRGGLSPANDTGAKKRKKKQKKKKEKGGETDSAQDQPVKMNSLPAERIQEIQKAIELFSVGQGPAKTMEEASKRSYQFWDTQPVPKLDMEPGEEANWD; from the exons ATGGGGCGACACCTCTGTCCGAGGCAGTGGAGGGTGAAA gTGAAGCCGCCGGTACCTCCGCTGCCACAGATGATGGAAGGGACCGGAAACGGCCATGAGCATTGCCACGATTGCGAGAATGAGGAGGACAACGGCTACAACCGGGGTGGTTTGAGTCCAGCCAATGACACTGGagccaaaaagaggaaaaagaaacaaaaaaagaagaaagagaaaggcggTGAGACAGATTCAGCCCAGGATCAGCCTGTGAAGATGAACTCTTTGCCAGCAGAGAGGATCCAGGAAATACAGAAGGCCATTGAACTTTTTTCAGTAGGTCAGGGACCTGCAAAAACCATGGAGGAGGCTAGCAAGCGAAGCTACCAGTTCTGGGACACGCAACCCGTCCCCAAACTGGACATGGAACCTGGTGAAGAGGCCAATTGGGATTAA